Proteins from a genomic interval of Zingiber officinale cultivar Zhangliang chromosome 2A, Zo_v1.1, whole genome shotgun sequence:
- the LOC122041487 gene encoding calcium-dependent protein kinase 12-like, with product MGNCFTKTYEIPITAGPVKAPPSAAKKPSSKRTPSSATAAPIGPVLEKPMVDVTTLYAMDRELGRGQFGITYLCTERSTGLKYACKSVSKRKLVTRQDIEDMRREVMILQHLSGQPNIVEFKGAYEDKGSVHLVMELCSGGELFDRITAKGSYSEREAAAVFRDIVNVVNACHFMGVMHRDLKPENFLLVSKKEDSPLKATDFGLSVFIEEKRVYKDIVGSAYYVAPEVLEKNYGKEIDVWSAGVILYILLSGVPPFWAETEKGIFDAILEGYIDFTSQPWPNISEGAKQLIRRMLTRDPKKRITAAQALEHSWLKEGGEASDKPIDSAVLLRMKQFRAMNKLKKLALKVIAENLEEEDIVGLKQMFNNIDTDRSGTITMEELKVGLKKLGSKLSEAEIKQLMDSADVDKSGTIDYHEFVAATLHRHKLDNEVNLLKAFEHFDIDGNGYITRQELKQAMAVYGLGDEATINEVLDEVDTDRDGRINYEEFKAMMTKGHT from the exons ATGGGGAATTGCTTCACCAAGACGTACGAAATCCCCATCACCGCCGGCCCCGTGAAGGCGCCCCCGTCGGCCGCCAAAAAGCCGTCCTCGAAGCGAACGCCGTCGTCCGCGACGGCGGCGCCGATAGGGCCGGTGCTGGAGAAGCCGATGGTGGACGTGACGACCCTGTACGCCATGGACAGGGAGCTGGGCCGCGGCCAGTTCGGGATCACCTACCTGTGCACCGAGCGGTCGACCGGGCTCAAGTACGCGTGCAAGTCGGTGTCGAAGCGCAAGCTGGTGACCCGGCAAGACATCGAGGACATGCGGCGCGAGGTGATGATCCTGCAGCACCTCTCCGGGCAGCCCAACATCGTGGAATTCAAGGGCGCCTACGAGGACAAGGGCAGCGTGCACCTCGTGATGGAGCTCTGCTCCGGCGGCGAGCTCTTCGACCGGATCACCGCCAAGGGGAGCTACTCGGAGCGCGAGGCCGCCGCAGTGTTCAGGGACATTGTTAACGTGGTGAACGCGTGCCACTTCATGGGCGTCATGCACCGGGACCTCAAGCCGGAGAACTTCCTGCTGGTGAGCAAGAAGGAGGACTCGCCGCTCAAGGCCACCGACTTCGGCCTCTCCGTCTTCATCGAGGAGAAGAGAGTGTACAAGGACATCGTCGGCAGCGCCTACTACGTCGCGCCGGAGGTGCTGGAAAAGAACTACGGGAAGGAGATCGACGTGTGGAGCGCCGGAGTCATACTGTACATCCTCTTATCCGGAGTTCCTCCATTTTGGGCAG AAACGGAAAAAGGTATTTTCGATGCGATTTTAGAAGGATACATCGACTTCACAAGTCAGCCATGGCCTAACATATCCGAAGGTGCCAAGCAACTCATCAGAAGGATGTTGACGAGGGACCCCAAGAAGCGAATCACCGCAGCCCAAGCTCTCG AGCATTCGTGGCTAAAAGAAGGTGGAGAAGCATCTGATAAACCCATCGACAGTGCGGTTCTACTCAGAATGAAGCAGTTCAGAGCAATGAACAAACTCAAGAAACTGGCCTTGAAG GTTATCGCGGAGAATCTCGAGGAAGAGGATATCGTAGGATTGAAACAGATGTTTAACAACATCGATACTGATCGGAGTGGCACAATCACGATGGAAGAACTCAAGGTCGGACTGAAAAAGCTCGGATCGAAATTGTCTGAAGCTGAAATCAAGCAACTTATGGATTCA GCCGATGTGGATAAGAGTGGGACGATCGACTATCATGAGTTCGTCGCTGCTACTCTTCATCGACATAAGCTAGATAACGAAGTGAACTTGTTGAAGGCCTTTGAACACTTCGACATAGATGGCAATGG GTACATCACGAGACAAGAACTGAAACAGGCCATGGCAGTGTATGGATTGGGTGATGAAGCCACTATCAATGAAGTACTTGATGAAGTCGATACTGATAGA GATGGTAGAATCAATTATGAAGAATTTAAAGCAATGATGACAAAAGGGCATACATGA